The following are encoded together in the Gordonia insulae genome:
- a CDS encoding class I adenylate-forming enzyme family protein: MSGTVIDALTYWAKIVPDQAAIDFAGDVVTYRELNTWADGVAHDLDDRGVTAGDRVSYLGVNTLEWCVAAIGAMKVGAISAPFNQRMLAGELTVLVDDCEPAVVYCDADLRDRLEEVHAARETFAIAEFEANVRSLRGVAHAPFRAPVTEQSDPTAIVFTSGTTGKPKGVVFTHATIAGEMHEWSLMEPIEQNGLRPLLVLPLFTAAGIIWGISRTVLHGGTLLLQPGFDPASALRVMTDSKATTLTGPPILFEQISRVPGFDDTDLSHLTTAHVGGARVPSALVGTWLARGVQLRQIYGQTEIGGSATAMPRHEAAQHPDKCGFGGIFTKIRVVDADGKECRPDEVGQILLRGPGMMPGYWRNDDATRAALIDGWLHTGDLGKLDENGYLTFVDRLKDMIISGGLNISPAEIEQVINRMPGVEEVAVISVPDDKFGETPAAIVKKVTGLTEIDVVEFCNRNLADYKVPRYVVFVDSGLPRMASGKISKRELRDTYSDVPQTYPKVR, translated from the coding sequence ATGAGCGGTACCGTGATCGACGCACTCACCTACTGGGCGAAGATCGTTCCCGACCAGGCGGCCATCGACTTCGCCGGTGACGTCGTCACCTATCGTGAGCTCAACACCTGGGCCGACGGCGTTGCGCACGACCTCGATGATCGCGGCGTCACCGCCGGAGACCGGGTCAGCTATCTCGGTGTCAACACGCTCGAGTGGTGCGTCGCCGCCATCGGAGCGATGAAGGTCGGGGCGATCTCGGCGCCGTTCAACCAGCGCATGCTGGCCGGCGAGCTGACCGTGCTCGTCGACGATTGCGAGCCCGCAGTGGTCTACTGCGACGCCGACCTCCGCGACCGCCTCGAGGAGGTTCACGCGGCGCGGGAGACCTTCGCGATCGCCGAGTTCGAGGCGAACGTCCGATCGTTGCGAGGTGTTGCACATGCGCCGTTCCGCGCCCCCGTCACGGAACAGTCCGACCCCACCGCGATCGTGTTCACCAGTGGCACCACCGGCAAACCGAAGGGAGTGGTGTTCACCCATGCCACCATCGCCGGTGAGATGCACGAATGGTCGTTGATGGAACCGATCGAGCAGAACGGCCTGCGGCCGCTGCTGGTGCTGCCGCTCTTCACCGCGGCCGGCATCATCTGGGGCATCTCCCGGACCGTGCTCCACGGCGGCACCCTCCTGCTGCAACCAGGGTTCGACCCTGCGTCCGCGTTGCGGGTGATGACCGACAGCAAGGCCACCACGTTGACCGGGCCGCCCATCCTCTTCGAGCAGATCTCCCGTGTCCCGGGCTTCGATGACACGGACCTGAGTCACCTGACCACCGCACACGTCGGTGGCGCGCGCGTACCGTCGGCTCTGGTCGGAACCTGGCTCGCCCGCGGTGTGCAATTGCGACAGATATACGGCCAGACCGAGATCGGCGGATCGGCCACCGCGATGCCCCGCCACGAGGCGGCCCAGCATCCGGACAAATGCGGATTCGGTGGCATCTTCACGAAGATCCGTGTGGTCGATGCGGACGGGAAGGAGTGCCGACCCGACGAAGTGGGACAGATCCTCCTGCGTGGCCCCGGCATGATGCCGGGGTACTGGCGCAACGATGACGCCACCCGGGCCGCCCTCATCGACGGATGGCTACACACCGGCGATCTCGGGAAGCTCGACGAGAACGGCTATCTGACGTTCGTCGATCGGCTCAAGGACATGATCATCTCCGGCGGCCTCAACATCTCACCGGCAGAGATCGAGCAGGTCATCAATCGGATGCCGGGCGTCGAGGAGGTCGCCGTCATCAGCGTTCCCGACGACAAGTTCGGCGAGACGCCCGCTGCGATCGTCAAGAAGGTCACCGGCCTCACCGAGATCGACGTCGTCGAGTTCTGCAATCGGAATCTCGCCGACTACAAGGTGCCGCGCTATGTCGTCTTCGTCGACTCCGGTCTGCCTCGGATGGCCAGCGGCAAGATCTCGAAGCGAGAACTCCGCGACACCTATTCGGATGTGCCCCAGACCTACCCGAAGGTCCGCTGA
- a CDS encoding SDR family oxidoreductase, with product MTAPHRVAVVTGGGRGIGAAISRRLASDGFAVAVNYSSSPSDAQQVVDGITADGGSAVAIRADVSDPGQAANLIDTTTAELGAPTVLVNNAGMNIAGAARKQSPGDWDRVIGVNLSGAFYCAHAALSYMYENGWGRVIFVSSPSGGRRPSPGMSAYSAAKAGLVGMTRSMALEVARRGITVNTVMPGFVETDIISSGGANAAESLAAHWPRIPAESIASTISFLVSEEGGHVSGEEVGVWLGGPVGV from the coding sequence GTGACCGCGCCCCACCGGGTGGCGGTCGTGACCGGCGGCGGTCGCGGCATCGGCGCCGCGATCTCGAGGCGGTTGGCATCCGACGGATTCGCCGTCGCGGTCAACTACTCGTCGAGTCCATCGGACGCACAGCAGGTGGTCGACGGGATCACCGCCGACGGCGGGAGCGCGGTCGCGATCCGCGCGGACGTCTCCGATCCCGGGCAGGCCGCGAACCTGATCGACACGACCACGGCCGAACTCGGAGCACCGACCGTCCTGGTGAACAACGCCGGGATGAACATCGCGGGTGCGGCCCGTAAGCAGTCACCCGGCGACTGGGACCGGGTGATCGGTGTCAATCTCAGTGGCGCCTTCTACTGTGCACATGCGGCCTTGTCGTACATGTACGAGAATGGCTGGGGGCGCGTGATTTTCGTCAGCAGTCCCTCCGGTGGGCGTCGACCCTCACCGGGGATGAGCGCGTACTCCGCGGCCAAGGCCGGCCTGGTCGGGATGACCCGGTCGATGGCGCTCGAGGTAGCGCGCCGAGGCATCACGGTCAACACCGTCATGCCCGGATTCGTGGAGACCGACATCATCTCCTCCGGCGGTGCGAACGCTGCGGAAAGCCTTGCGGCGCACTGGCCCCGCATTCCCGCCGAGTCCATCGCCTCGACCATCTCGTTCCTCGTCAGCGAGGAGGGCGGGCATGTCTCGGGGGAAGAGGTAGGGGTGTGGCTCGGCGGGCCCGTCGGCGTGTGA
- a CDS encoding enoyl-CoA hydratase/isomerase family protein: protein MAEMIVTERPRPGVLVIRLNRADALNAMNVELVDALHAVLAEVRHDSETRAIVLTGNGRAFCAGIDLRGYGTPPGAAEGEGRAQAGMRVQQHIASLVEAFRGARPPVVAAINGAAAGGGMALALMADVRIMADTAALHASFINRGQSSCDIGVSWLLPRMIGFSRAAEILLTGRPVDAAECERVGIVSSVESAESLLDKALDTAENIARNSPFGVWMTKEVMWSNLEVPSLRAAIDLENRTQILAAMTKDHREAVHSFLEKRPPVYRNH, encoded by the coding sequence ATGGCAGAGATGATCGTGACCGAACGGCCACGACCCGGGGTCCTGGTGATCCGACTGAATCGCGCTGACGCGCTGAACGCGATGAACGTGGAGTTGGTCGACGCTCTACACGCCGTGTTGGCCGAGGTCAGGCACGACTCCGAGACGCGGGCGATCGTGTTGACCGGCAACGGCAGGGCCTTCTGCGCGGGCATCGACCTGCGTGGCTACGGCACCCCACCCGGGGCCGCCGAGGGTGAGGGGCGGGCACAGGCGGGTATGCGCGTCCAGCAGCACATCGCCTCGCTTGTCGAGGCGTTCCGGGGTGCCCGGCCGCCGGTCGTCGCGGCGATCAACGGGGCTGCCGCGGGCGGGGGCATGGCCCTCGCGCTGATGGCCGATGTGCGGATCATGGCCGACACGGCCGCGCTGCACGCGTCGTTCATCAACCGTGGGCAGTCGAGTTGCGACATCGGCGTCAGTTGGCTGCTTCCGAGGATGATCGGATTCTCCAGGGCCGCAGAGATTCTGCTCACCGGACGTCCCGTCGATGCCGCCGAGTGCGAGCGTGTCGGGATCGTGTCGTCAGTTGAGTCCGCGGAGTCGCTGCTCGACAAGGCCCTCGACACCGCCGAGAACATCGCCCGCAACAGCCCGTTCGGGGTGTGGATGACCAAGGAGGTGATGTGGTCCAACCTCGAGGTACCGAGCCTGCGTGCCGCGATCGACCTGGAGAACCGGACACAGATCCTCGCGGCGATGACCAAGGATCATCGCGAGGCCGTCCACTCGTTCTTGGAGAAGCGGCCTCCCGTTTATCGCAACCACTGA
- a CDS encoding acetyl-CoA acetyltransferase — MPLDPRTPVLVGGGQINDRDGGREPVDLIADAARSAAGQAGSERLLELVDSVRIVGLLSWRYRDPGALVGERIGASPRHTAYTGSGGSTPQVLVNMAAEDIIAGRSDVVLIGGAESWRTRMKLRAQGARPDWTTQDESVAAAPIVVDEVPMRSDTEMRAGLDRPAYVYPLFEQALRLRAGRTVAEHRGAIGALWSGFSKVAATNPHAWTQREYTADEIATPSADNRWIVSPYTKLLNSNNMVEQGAAVLLCSVETATALGIPRDNWVFPQSGTESHDTYDIAERGALDRSPAIRIAGARALELAGIGIDDVAHVDVYSCFPSAVQVAARELGLPLDDPGRPLTLTGGLTFAGGPWNNYSTHAIATMAGRLRESPGSYGLVTANSGYLTKHAFGVYRTEPPAGGFRREDVQAAVDREPTVRADPTYAGPATTESWAVLYDRSGVPERGFVAARVVDGARTLASTADPEALQRLLVAEEAGASLVVTADGGFDFA; from the coding sequence GTGCCCCTCGACCCACGCACGCCGGTCCTCGTCGGCGGAGGTCAGATCAACGACCGGGACGGCGGCCGTGAGCCCGTGGATCTGATCGCCGACGCGGCGCGCAGTGCTGCCGGGCAGGCGGGCAGCGAGCGGCTGCTCGAACTCGTCGACTCCGTCCGGATCGTCGGCCTGCTGTCGTGGCGGTACCGCGATCCCGGCGCCCTGGTGGGTGAGCGCATCGGGGCATCACCTCGGCACACCGCATACACCGGCAGTGGCGGCAGCACTCCACAGGTCCTCGTCAACATGGCTGCCGAGGACATCATCGCGGGTCGTTCCGACGTGGTGTTGATCGGCGGAGCCGAGTCGTGGCGTACGCGAATGAAACTGCGGGCGCAGGGTGCTCGCCCGGACTGGACGACGCAGGACGAGTCGGTGGCCGCGGCGCCGATCGTCGTCGACGAGGTGCCGATGCGATCGGACACCGAGATGCGTGCGGGTCTGGACCGACCCGCCTACGTCTATCCGTTGTTCGAGCAGGCGCTGCGTCTGCGCGCGGGCAGGACCGTCGCCGAGCACCGAGGCGCGATCGGAGCCCTGTGGTCGGGTTTCAGCAAGGTTGCCGCGACGAACCCGCACGCCTGGACGCAACGCGAGTACACCGCCGACGAGATCGCCACGCCGTCGGCGGACAACCGGTGGATCGTCTCGCCGTACACCAAGTTGCTGAACTCGAACAACATGGTCGAGCAGGGTGCCGCGGTGCTCCTGTGCTCGGTCGAGACCGCCACGGCACTCGGCATCCCACGCGACAACTGGGTGTTCCCGCAGTCCGGAACCGAGTCACACGACACCTATGACATCGCCGAGCGCGGCGCGCTGGATCGCTCGCCGGCCATCCGCATCGCCGGCGCCAGGGCCCTCGAACTGGCCGGCATCGGCATCGACGACGTGGCCCATGTCGACGTGTATTCCTGCTTCCCGTCGGCGGTTCAGGTCGCCGCGCGGGAACTAGGACTGCCGCTCGACGATCCGGGCCGTCCGCTGACTCTCACCGGAGGGCTCACGTTCGCCGGCGGGCCGTGGAACAACTACAGCACCCATGCGATCGCGACGATGGCCGGCCGGTTGCGGGAATCGCCGGGCTCCTACGGACTCGTGACCGCGAACAGCGGCTACCTGACCAAACATGCCTTCGGGGTGTATCGGACCGAGCCGCCCGCCGGTGGATTCCGGCGCGAGGACGTGCAGGCTGCGGTCGACCGGGAACCGACCGTACGGGCCGACCCGACCTACGCGGGGCCGGCGACAACCGAGTCGTGGGCCGTGCTGTACGACCGGTCGGGTGTGCCCGAGCGCGGCTTCGTGGCTGCTCGCGTCGTCGACGGGGCGCGGACACTGGCTTCCACCGCAGACCCCGAGGCGCTGCAGCGGCTGCTGGTCGCGGAGGAGGCCGGAGCGTCCCTCGTCGTGACGGCGGACGGCGGATTCGACTTCGCCTGA
- a CDS encoding Zn-ribbon domain-containing OB-fold protein, translated as MTADTVVRDLPWGPAADGLDREYWDGLLAGELRLQRCGNCARWIWGPQWICATCHTFDPGWEAVEAVGTVYSWARSHTPFIAELADRLPYVTVLVELPGADNRRVLGILTGDDTDVQIGEQVVGHIELDEGATWPLLRWRRREGTQS; from the coding sequence ATGACCGCCGACACCGTCGTGCGCGACCTCCCGTGGGGGCCGGCCGCGGACGGGCTCGACCGAGAGTACTGGGACGGTCTCCTCGCTGGTGAGCTTCGCCTGCAGCGGTGCGGGAACTGCGCTCGATGGATCTGGGGTCCACAGTGGATCTGCGCCACCTGCCACACGTTCGATCCCGGATGGGAGGCGGTGGAAGCAGTGGGCACGGTCTACAGCTGGGCTCGCAGCCACACCCCGTTCATCGCCGAACTCGCCGATCGGCTGCCGTACGTGACCGTTCTCGTCGAACTGCCCGGAGCGGACAACCGGCGCGTGCTCGGCATTCTGACCGGCGACGACACCGATGTGCAGATCGGGGAGCAGGTCGTCGGACACATCGAACTCGACGAGGGCGCGACGTGGCCGCTGCTGCGGTGGCGTCGACGCGAAGGGACGCAGTCATGA
- a CDS encoding thiolase C-terminal domain-containing protein, which produces MSGIALRGTTAVVGVSELHYKRGEAPHGELRMTLEAVVSACTDAGISPRELDGFVSYAGGGHDGATIGGALGVHDVRWSNMMWGGGGGTVAAAINNAAVAIAAGQAECVVVYRSMSQDDTGRLGYAKYFYGSHYLAHGIGSPAQVCALRTQRLLEHDGVPREAMRALVLAAYRHAQNNPTAAGYGKPLDEETYDASRMIAEPFHLFDCSRENDGAVALVLVSAERAKTLRSDAAYVLAGAQGAPGGYSSIIDNDDLYTSAGFAGRPERPGVADRLWAAAGLGPDDVDVVQVYENFSGPAVAALIDHGLAPTGPAAGSVLTVDNLSAGLGKLPVNTSGGNIADSFVNGAGLAVEAVRQIRGTSTNPVEGARTSLFIGGPMAPLVSSTLFGHHDTL; this is translated from the coding sequence ATGAGCGGAATCGCGTTGCGGGGGACCACCGCGGTCGTCGGTGTCTCCGAGCTGCACTACAAACGTGGCGAGGCGCCGCACGGCGAGCTGCGGATGACGCTGGAGGCAGTTGTCTCGGCCTGCACAGATGCCGGGATCTCGCCTCGCGAGCTCGACGGTTTCGTCTCCTATGCCGGCGGCGGTCACGACGGTGCCACCATCGGGGGCGCGCTCGGCGTCCACGACGTGCGGTGGTCGAACATGATGTGGGGCGGCGGCGGTGGCACCGTCGCGGCGGCGATCAACAACGCCGCGGTCGCGATCGCGGCCGGGCAAGCAGAGTGCGTCGTCGTGTACCGCTCGATGTCGCAGGACGACACCGGACGTCTCGGCTACGCCAAGTACTTCTACGGATCCCACTATCTCGCGCACGGCATCGGGTCACCCGCGCAGGTGTGTGCGCTGCGCACGCAGCGGCTGCTCGAGCACGACGGCGTGCCCCGAGAAGCCATGCGGGCGTTGGTGCTCGCCGCATACCGGCACGCACAGAACAATCCGACCGCCGCCGGGTACGGCAAGCCGCTCGACGAGGAGACCTACGATGCGTCGCGGATGATCGCGGAGCCGTTTCACCTGTTCGACTGCTCCAGGGAGAATGACGGCGCGGTGGCGCTGGTGCTGGTCTCTGCTGAGCGGGCCAAAACCCTGCGGTCCGACGCCGCGTATGTGCTTGCCGGCGCGCAAGGGGCGCCCGGTGGCTATTCGTCGATCATCGACAATGACGATCTCTACACCAGTGCGGGTTTCGCGGGTCGACCGGAACGGCCCGGGGTCGCCGATCGTCTCTGGGCCGCAGCCGGTCTCGGCCCCGACGACGTCGACGTCGTGCAGGTCTATGAGAACTTCAGCGGTCCGGCGGTCGCCGCCCTCATCGATCACGGGCTGGCGCCGACCGGCCCCGCAGCGGGCAGCGTACTCACCGTGGACAACTTGAGCGCGGGACTCGGCAAACTGCCCGTCAACACCAGCGGTGGCAACATCGCCGACTCGTTCGTCAACGGTGCGGGTCTGGCCGTCGAGGCCGTGCGGCAGATCCGTGGAACGTCCACGAATCCCGTTGAGGGAGCCAGGACATCGCTGTTCATCGGAGGACCGATGGCGCCACTGGTCAGCTCGACGCTCTTCGGACACCACGACACTCTCTGA
- a CDS encoding aldehyde dehydrogenase, giving the protein MDTTLDRRSLFTDGQWVDPTGAATYDVIEAATEKVLGTAALAQQADVDAAVSAARRALPSWRALSVGERADHLERFAAALKGRAKETAALTSRENGMPIALSVGVNGYAPGLMLRYYADLIRKQEADDVRPSALGGRTVVRREAVGVVAAITPWNYPQSLAAMKIAPALAAGCTVVLKPAPETALDAYVFADAAVEAGLPPGVLNIVPAGREVSAYLVEHPGIDKVAFTGSTPAGRAIGEVCGRLLRPVTLELGGKSAAIVAEDADLDVFAANLLGVSLVNNGQTCHASTRILAPRSRYGEVVDVVTDTVRALRIGDPLDTATQVGPLVSGAQRDRVLGYIESGRAEGHRITTGGGTPEDQATGWYVAPTVFEGVDNGARIAQEEIFGPVLTITPYADDDEAVAIANDSDYGLGGTVWTTDEVRGLSIADRIQSGTVGVNHYALDLAAPFGGVKASGLGRELGPEGLAPYQATKSVYFR; this is encoded by the coding sequence ATGGACACAACCCTGGATCGGCGCAGCCTGTTCACCGACGGCCAGTGGGTCGACCCGACCGGCGCCGCCACCTACGACGTGATCGAGGCCGCGACCGAAAAGGTCCTCGGCACCGCCGCACTCGCGCAGCAGGCCGATGTCGACGCCGCCGTCTCGGCCGCACGCCGAGCGCTGCCGTCCTGGCGCGCGCTGTCCGTCGGCGAACGCGCCGATCATCTCGAGCGTTTCGCCGCGGCGTTGAAGGGTCGCGCCAAGGAGACCGCGGCTCTCACGAGTCGGGAGAACGGCATGCCGATCGCGTTGTCGGTCGGGGTGAACGGCTATGCGCCGGGGCTCATGCTGCGGTACTACGCCGATCTGATCCGCAAGCAGGAGGCGGACGACGTTCGTCCCAGCGCGCTCGGCGGCCGCACAGTGGTTCGACGTGAGGCGGTCGGTGTCGTCGCGGCCATCACCCCGTGGAACTATCCGCAGTCCCTCGCGGCGATGAAGATCGCGCCCGCTCTCGCCGCGGGCTGTACGGTCGTCCTCAAACCCGCCCCGGAAACCGCGCTCGACGCTTACGTCTTCGCCGACGCAGCCGTCGAGGCGGGCCTGCCGCCAGGCGTTCTGAACATCGTGCCCGCCGGTCGTGAGGTCAGCGCATACCTCGTCGAACATCCCGGGATCGACAAGGTCGCCTTCACCGGGTCGACGCCGGCGGGCCGGGCGATCGGGGAGGTCTGCGGGCGACTGCTACGTCCGGTCACCCTCGAACTCGGAGGCAAATCGGCCGCGATCGTCGCAGAGGACGCCGATCTGGATGTGTTCGCCGCCAATCTGCTCGGGGTGTCCCTGGTGAACAACGGCCAGACCTGCCATGCCAGCACGCGAATCCTGGCTCCCCGCAGTCGATACGGCGAGGTCGTCGACGTGGTCACCGACACCGTGCGCGCTCTGCGGATCGGTGATCCGCTGGACACGGCCACCCAGGTGGGTCCGCTCGTCAGCGGGGCCCAGCGGGATCGAGTGCTCGGCTACATCGAATCCGGTCGCGCCGAAGGTCATCGGATCACCACCGGTGGCGGCACTCCCGAGGACCAGGCCACCGGATGGTATGTGGCTCCGACCGTCTTCGAGGGTGTCGACAACGGAGCCCGGATCGCGCAGGAGGAGATCTTCGGTCCGGTGCTGACGATCACCCCGTACGCCGACGACGACGAGGCCGTCGCCATCGCCAATGACTCGGATTACGGGCTCGGCGGGACGGTGTGGACCACCGATGAGGTGCGCGGCCTGTCGATCGCTGATCGCATCCAGAGCGGAACCGTCGGCGTGAATCACTACGCACTCGATCTGGCCGCCCCGTTCGGTGGTGTCAAGGCATCCGGCCTCGGCCGCGAACTCGGCCCCGAGGGCCTGGCGCCCTACCAGGCCACCAAGTCCGTCTACTTCCGCTGA
- a CDS encoding CaiB/BaiF CoA transferase family protein, with amino-acid sequence MTLPLRGVRVLDLTEGLGESAGRYLADLGAEVIRIEPSVGSRSRAAEPVIDGVSVPFALRNANKLSITLDLDNEAGPSRLRELAQRSDILIESQRPGLLADHGLGAEDLRSLVPGLVWVSVSGFGQTGPYRDWVATEPVLYAMSGVLSRSGAPGVEPLLPPAGLVEESVGAHIAWAALLAYHRKVVSGYGDTVDLSAFEAIVHGFDPGFGTQGSAAAGRSEDYPRGRPDAANFYPVFACKDGHVRICLLAKRQWRAMFEWLGSPEAFADPRFDTIPARFAAADTLHPLIAELFATHTQDELVAEGARRGVPVGGVHTLTEVLATEHFDASGSLIDTEIAPGMHARVPSGYISIGGERAGIRTRAPQLGEQDDIDIAPRERPVVGSGDRSAAPLAGLRVLDLGVIVFGAELSRQFADYGADVIKIENADFPDGLRQSKRGSALAASVAWGHRNKRSLGVDLRSPEGADLFRRLVAGADVVLANFKPGTLASMGFSYESLAKINPRIVVSESSSFGSTGPWRTRLGYGPLVRASCGVSALWRYPDDAELLCDGQTVYPDHIAAHVAAIAVLAALIDRRNTGRGTNLEVAQADTALVQLGVQLVTEGLRPGTVTAPGNSDPYAAPSGVFPCAGDDEWCAVTVRDDDEWKALCGIIDRPDLADDGRLATREQRLEHRAEVDAAVAAWLSARDPQDAAATLQSVGVPAGAMLRLPQLLTDPQLTHRGSFTTIGHDLLFADLPASARVAVFDDIADPPARQAPLAGQHTREIVADLLGLGDNEIDDLVRSGVLQPGAEDTSSTEVAATR; translated from the coding sequence ATGACCCTTCCACTTCGCGGTGTGCGCGTTCTCGACCTCACCGAGGGACTCGGTGAGTCCGCGGGCCGCTACCTGGCCGATCTCGGCGCCGAGGTGATCCGTATCGAGCCGTCGGTGGGCTCGCGCTCACGCGCGGCCGAGCCGGTGATCGACGGTGTGAGTGTTCCGTTCGCCCTGCGCAATGCCAACAAACTCAGCATCACGCTGGACCTCGACAACGAGGCCGGCCCGAGTCGGTTGCGCGAACTGGCGCAACGATCGGACATCCTGATCGAGTCGCAACGACCGGGTCTGCTCGCCGATCACGGTCTCGGGGCCGAGGACCTCCGGTCCCTGGTTCCCGGACTGGTGTGGGTATCGGTCAGCGGTTTCGGGCAGACCGGTCCCTACCGCGACTGGGTGGCGACCGAACCGGTGCTCTACGCGATGTCCGGGGTGCTGTCGCGGTCCGGTGCCCCCGGAGTCGAGCCCCTCCTCCCGCCGGCGGGTCTGGTGGAGGAATCCGTCGGCGCCCACATCGCATGGGCGGCACTCCTCGCCTATCACCGAAAAGTCGTGAGCGGGTACGGCGATACGGTGGATCTGTCGGCGTTCGAGGCGATCGTCCACGGCTTCGACCCGGGATTCGGGACGCAGGGTTCCGCGGCCGCAGGACGGTCGGAGGACTATCCGCGGGGTCGGCCGGATGCAGCGAACTTCTACCCCGTGTTCGCCTGCAAGGACGGTCACGTGCGGATCTGTCTGCTCGCCAAGCGGCAGTGGCGTGCGATGTTCGAGTGGCTCGGCTCGCCGGAGGCGTTCGCCGATCCGAGGTTCGACACCATCCCGGCCCGCTTCGCGGCCGCCGACACACTGCATCCCCTGATCGCCGAACTGTTCGCCACGCACACACAGGACGAGTTGGTCGCCGAAGGCGCACGCCGCGGGGTACCCGTCGGTGGTGTGCACACATTGACGGAGGTTCTCGCCACCGAGCACTTCGATGCCTCAGGATCGTTGATCGACACCGAGATCGCCCCGGGCATGCATGCCCGGGTTCCCTCCGGCTACATCAGCATCGGAGGCGAGCGTGCCGGCATACGAACGCGCGCACCGCAGCTCGGCGAGCAGGACGACATCGACATCGCGCCACGCGAACGCCCGGTCGTCGGTTCAGGCGACAGATCCGCGGCCCCGCTCGCCGGACTGCGGGTCCTCGATCTCGGCGTGATCGTGTTCGGCGCAGAACTGAGTCGACAGTTCGCGGATTACGGCGCCGACGTGATCAAGATCGAGAACGCTGATTTTCCGGACGGCCTCCGGCAGTCCAAGCGGGGGTCCGCACTGGCCGCCTCGGTCGCGTGGGGGCATCGCAACAAGCGCAGTCTCGGCGTCGACCTGCGTAGCCCCGAGGGTGCAGACCTGTTCCGTCGGCTGGTCGCCGGCGCAGACGTCGTCCTCGCCAACTTCAAGCCTGGAACACTTGCGTCGATGGGCTTCTCGTACGAGAGTCTTGCGAAGATCAATCCCCGCATCGTGGTGTCGGAGTCGAGCTCCTTTGGCAGCACGGGGCCGTGGCGCACCCGTCTCGGCTACGGTCCGCTGGTACGTGCGTCGTGCGGTGTGTCGGCGCTGTGGCGCTACCCCGACGACGCCGAGTTGCTCTGCGACGGGCAGACGGTCTATCCCGATCACATCGCCGCCCACGTCGCGGCGATCGCTGTGCTCGCCGCGCTGATCGACCGCCGGAACACCGGCCGTGGTACGAACCTCGAAGTCGCCCAAGCGGACACGGCACTGGTTCAACTCGGAGTCCAACTGGTCACCGAGGGACTGCGGCCGGGTACGGTCACCGCGCCGGGCAACAGCGACCCGTACGCTGCCCCGAGCGGAGTGTTCCCGTGCGCCGGCGACGACGAGTGGTGTGCCGTCACGGTCCGCGACGACGATGAGTGGAAAGCGTTGTGCGGCATCATCGACAGACCAGATCTTGCCGATGACGGCCGCCTCGCGACCAGGGAGCAGCGCCTCGAACACCGCGCCGAGGTGGACGCCGCGGTCGCGGCGTGGCTGAGCGCTCGTGATCCGCAGGATGCCGCCGCGACACTTCAGTCCGTGGGCGTGCCGGCCGGCGCGATGCTGCGGCTTCCGCAGTTGCTGACCGATCCGCAGCTCACCCATCGTGGTTCCTTCACGACGATCGGTCACGACCTGCTCTTCGCCGATCTGCCCGCATCCGCTCGCGTGGCCGTCTTCGACGACATCGCCGACCCGCCTGCCCGACAGGCGCCGCTCGCCGGGCAACACACACGGGAGATCGTTGCGGACCTACTCGGTCTGGGCGACAACGAGATCGATGATCTGGTGCGCTCGGGGGTACTGCAACCCGGTGCGGAAGATACGTCGTCGACCGAGGTCGCTGCGACCCGCTAG